The window GAGACGGTCGAGTCGGCGTTCCGGAGCCTCGAACGCGCGTACCGCCGGGGTAACGACGGACTGCTGTTCACGGTCGGTTACTCGCCGTCCTACTTCGAGCGATACGACGAGGCGCTTCCCGACTCCGTGGACTTGCAACAGCCGAAGCCCCTCGCGCCGTTCGAGGACCCGAAACTCGACCGGCAGGACGCGGTGGTCCACCTCGCCAGCGACCACGCGTCGGTCGTGTTGGCGGCCGAGCAGGCCCTGCTGGGCGAGCAGTCGAAACTCAACGGCGTCGAAGTAGCGACCGACCTCTCGGGGGTCTTCGACCGGGCCGACCGCCGGACGGGATTCGTCGGCGACGGTCTGCCCGCCGACCATCAGGACGTGGCGGGGATTCCCGACTCGAAGCCGGTCTCGGACGACGCGCCCCTCTACATGGGATTCAAGTCCGGGTTCCGCAAGAATCAGGCGAGCGAGGACCGCGTGACGATTCGAAACGGACCGTTCGCGGGCGGGACGACCCACCAGCTATCGAAGATTGCGCTGAATCTGGAGCAGTGGTACGACCAGGACAGCAGGTCCCAGCGCGTGAGCAAGATGTTCTGCCCGGTCCACGCCGAGGAGGACCTCGTGGAGGGCGCGGGCGACAACCTCGGCGACTCGGCTCAGATGGCGGAACGCGGCTGTCCCGCCCACGCGGAGGACCACGCCCGCACGAAGGGCGTGGTCGGCCACTCACAGAAGTCCGCGCGCGCACGCGACAGCGACGGCTCCCCGCTGATGATTCGGCGTGACTTCGACTCGACCGACGGCGACCGGGCGGGTCTTCACTTCGTCTCGCTCCAGCGCACCGTCTCGGACTTCGTGGACACCCGCGACGCGATGAACGGCGAGGACCTCGCCGAGCGCTCTGCAGTGGGCCAGAAGAACAACAACGGCATCCTCCAGTACATGGAAGTCCTCCGGCGCGGCAACTTCCTGCTCCCGCCTCGGAAGCATCGGTCGCTTCCAGCGCCGAATCCGTCGTGACGATTCTCCTGCGTGCTTCCGCCCCGTCACCGTCGTTCTCCGCCGATTAGCGTCTCGACCTCCGTATCGAGGCGTCCGGTGCCGATTACGCGCCCCGAATCACGTCGGTGAGACCGACGGTCTCGCTGACGACCCACGCGACGAACAGAAGGTACGCCGCCAGCAGGCCGTACGCCTCGGCCCCGGTCAGCGAGAGGTCGGTCCGAAGGACGACGAAGAGCAGAATCGTCGCGAGCGTCAGCACGCCCATCATCGGGACGGCGACGGCGAAGTTGACCGGCGCGGTGCCCACGATGAGGACCCCGAGTGGGATGGCGACGAGCAGGTCGAACGTGTTCGACCCCAGCACGTTTCCGAGACTCGTGGCACCGCTCCCGGTACGGGCCGCCCGGACGCTCACCAGCGTGTCCGGGAGACTCGTCGCCGCGGCGATGATGGTGACCCCGGCGAGGAACTGCGGGATGCCGAACGTGTGGTTGAGTCCCTCGACTGCGCCGACCAACTGCTCGACCGCGACGAGGATGACGAGGAGTCCGGCGGCCAGTTTCCCCCACTGGCGCAGCACAGCGATGTCGCCAGCGTCATCTTCGCTCTCGTGGTCGCGCACGTCCTGCCACTGGATGAAGAGGTAGAGACCGTACAGCAGAATGGGGATGACCGCCAGCGGGCGGGTCAGGGTCCCCCCGAGACTCGCGCCGTCCGTCGGATAGTAGATGACCGCGAGCGCGAACGTGACCAGTAGCACGGAGACCGCTATCATGTAGAACTGGGCCTCCTTGTACACGATAGTGCGACTCGACTCGACGTCCTCGTCGGTCGTGGTCCCGGCCAACCCGGGGATGACGAGGATGTTGAATATCGCCGACCCGACGATAGCGCCGACGCCCATGTCGAACGACCCCGCGAGCGCGGTGAAGACGACGCTCGCCAGTTCCGGAAAGCTCGACCCGACCGCGACGACGATGGAACCCTGCACGACCGCCGGGAGACCGTAGTGGGTCGCGAGGTGTTCCGCGGAGCTTTCGAGCCACCCGCTACCGAACCAGATGAGACCCGTCGCGCCGCGACGACGAACGCGTAGACGACCGGCGAGTCCGGGAGGAGTCCACCGAGTACCATCGTTCGGACCAACCGATTCGGCGTGTAAATAAGTACGGTAACTGACTCGAATCGCGTCGGTATCGAACCGCCCGGTAGTTCGTCGGCCAGTCTCCGGGGGACCGAGTCCGTCGTCACGGCGAAGAACCCGAAGCATTCGCCGCACCGCGAACCTCTTTACCCCGCCCCGACACACCCGATACCATGCGACAGGTACGATTCCGCGACCCCGCAGGCTCCACCAGAGTCGGCGAGTGGACCGACGAGGGCATCGAAGCGGCCGGACAGACCTACGACGAGCGCGAGGTGGACGTCCTCCCGCCAGCCGACCCCTCCAAAATCGTCTGCGTGGGGCTGAACTACGCCGACCACGCCGCCGAGCGCGACAAGGAACCCCCGGAGCGTCCGCTGTTGTTCCTCAAGCCGCCGAACGCCCTCTCGGCCCACGGCGACACCGTGACGCTCCCGGCCGGAAAGGAGCGCGTGGACCACGAGGCCGAACTCGCCGTCGTCGTCGGCGAGCAGGCCCGGAACGTCTCGGCCGACGAGGCCATGGAGTACGTCGCCGGGTTCACCTGCATGGACGACGTGTCGAACCGCGACGACCAAGACCGCGAGCAGAACTGGGTTCGGGGGAAGGCGTTCGACAACTCCGCACCCCTCGGCCCGGTGCTGGCCACTCCCGACGAGGTGCCCGACGACGCGTCGGTCGAACTCCGCGTGAACGGCGAGACCCGCCAGCGGTCCTCGCGCGACGAGTTCATCTGGTCGGTACCGGAACTAATCGAGGAGATAACGACGTACCTCACGCTCGAACCCGGCGACGTCATCTCGACCGGGACGCCCGCGGGCGTGGCCCCGCTCGAAGGCGGCGACGAGGTCGAAGTCGAAGTCGAGGGCGTGGGTGTGCTCCGCCACGGCGTCCGGGAGGACTGAGAGACCTCTCGACGGTCGGCCGGAGCGAGAGCGTTTTACGGACCGCGGCCGTCCGTCCGGACGATGCCAGACGAGCGCGTGACGGTGACGTGTCCCGACTGCGGTCTCGACGAGACGTTCGAGAAACTCCGAACTGCTCGGACCCGCATCGAGGACCACCGGACGGAGACCGGTCACGAGGCCGAGTGGGAACTCCACCGACTCGATTCGGGGGTCGAACGGGCCGGGGACGAGGCGGGGGTGTGCGGTCGCCCGGAGTGCACGGACGAGGACTCGCCACTCTTCCGGGACGACCTGTGACCGCCCGGCGTCTCCCGCCTTTTCGACGCGTGAACCAGAATCGGTATTCGTGCCACCCGGCTAGCTTCCGGCAATGAGACGACGCGACTTCCTCCGCGCCAGTGCGCCGCTGGGACTGGCCGGTATCGCCGGATGCATCGGCAACTTCCAGACTCGTTCGTCGGCCTCTCGTCAGTTCACCACGGTCGCCAACCGGAAGGAGAAGGTCTACTATCCGACGCACATCGACGGGATGAAGATGGTCGGGATGGGCGGCACGGGGCGCTACAAGGTCGGCCTGATGTACAGCAGGCCCCACGCGTTCTGGACGATAACCGACACCGACACCAACCTTTCGCAGGTCCCCGAGAAGTCGACGGCCCACCTGATGGCGACGATATGGGACAAGAAGACCGGGACCGTCCTCCCGACCGCCAACGTCGAAGCGAGGATTCTGAAGGACGGCGAGGAGGTCGATTCGAGGCCCCTCTGGCCGATGCTCTCGCAGAACATGGGCTACCACTTCGGCGACAACGTGGAACTCTCCGGCGGCGGCACCTACACCGCGAAGCTCTCCGTCGGGGCGATGCAGGCCCGCCGGATGGGCGAGTTGCGCGGCGCGTTCGGCGAGCAGACGAGCATCGACGTGGAGTTCGAACACACTCGGAGCAAACTCGGGAGCGTCGCCTACGAGAAGTTGCCCGACAAGAAGGGCGACGCCGGCGCTATCGCACCGGCCGACATGAAGATGCCAATCTCACAGGTCCCGAAACGCACGGACCTGCCGGGTGCCCTCGCGACGGGCGTCAGCGGCGACGCCGACTTCGTCGCGTTCTCGCCCGAGCAGAACCCCCACTTCGTCGCCGACGGGAAGCGCTACCTCGGGGTGTCTGCCCGGACGCCGTACAACCGCTACCCGCTCCCGTTCATGTCGCTGTCGGCGACACTGACCCGGGACGGCGAGACGGTGTACGACGACATCCTCCGTCCCGCGCTCGACCCCAACCTCGGCTATCACTACGGCGCTGGCGTGGACGGACTCCAGTCGGGCGACTCGCTGACGGTGACGGTGGACGCGCCGCCGCAGGTCGCCAGACACGAGGGCTACGAGACCGCCTTCATCCGGATGCCGAAGATGGAGATGACCGTCTGAGTTCCGCGGCGTCGAAACCGCCGCAATCGGCCGACCGAACTCCGGTCGTCACTCCTCGACTTCCTCGGCGTCCACCAACGCGAAAAGGTCCTCGTAGTCGTCCGGGAGTTGCGCCCGGACCTGTTCGAGTTCGCTCGCCGGAACCAACTCGCTCACGAGTCCGACCACGACCTTGCCGTAGTAGACCGCGTCCGAGCGCTCGATTTCGGCCCGGTCCGCGACGCGCCCCACGAACTCGTCGTAGTCGAACCGCTGGCCCGAGTCGGCCGACTCGAGGTAGTAATCGACCTCCATCGGCAGGGGTCCCGCGAGGTCCGTGGCTTCGCCTCCCTGCAAGCGCTCGCCGAGCGTCTGGAGGACCGCGCGCGTCGCGCGGACCGCCCGGCCGGTGTCCGGCAGTTCGAGTCGGTTCTGGACCTGCCCCATGAAGTCGTCGTACTTCATGTCCGGGGGTACTACAGACGCCGGAAAATACGTAACGGCGGGGTCCCGGCCGGGCCGAATACGTAGAGCGTGGTTCAGTCCTCTGCCGGTTCCGCCGCCGCGGATTCACCGTGCTGGACGTCAGTCCCCAGCACGTCGAGGAACTGCGAGAGCCACTCCACGTGGTCGCTCCAGTCGCGGCCCGTCACGAGGTTCCCGTCGGTGGTCACGCCGTCGTGGTACGTGCCGCCCGCGTCCTCCACGTCGTGTTCGAGCGCGGAGTACGCAGAGCAAGTCCGGCCCTCGATTACGTCCGCGGCCGCCAGAATCTGGGCCGCGTGACAGATGGCCGCGACCGGTTTGTCCGCCTCGAAGAAGTGCCGGACCGTCGAGAGTACCTCGTCGTAGGTCCGGAGGTACTCCGGCGCGCGCCCGCCGGGCAGCACGAGTCCGTCGTAGTCCGCCGGGTCCACCTCGTCGAGCGAGGCGGTCAACTGGAAGTCGTGGCCCCGCGATTCGACGTAGGTCTGGTCGCCTCGGAAGTCGTGGACCGCGGTCTTGACGGTATCGCCGTCCTCCTTCTCGGGACAGACCGCGTCCACCTCGTGGCCCACGGCCTGCAAGGCCTGAAACGGTACCATTATCTCGTAGTCCTCGCCGAAGTCACCGACTATCATCAGCAGTTGTTTGCCGGGCATGGCTCTCCCCGTGGAGCTACGACGGGAGTCGAAAAGTAGGTATCGCCGACCGGCGGCCGGTCGCTTCTCGGACGCCAGAGATGGCGAGGTTGTTACATCTACGCGAAAGCCACAAAGGGGTGGGGCATGAGAAGGGAGACAACGAGCAATCTCACAGGATGAAAGAACACGAAGAAATACTCAACAGAATGACGGACGCCTTCTTCGCACTTGACGACGAGTGGCGGTTCACCTACGTCAACGAACGCGCCGAAGGGATTCTCCGTCCGGCCACCGCTTCCGGAGTTGTCAAGGACGACCTCCGGGGCGAGTCCATCTGGGAGGCCATCCCGGAGGCGGTCGATACGCGGTTCCACGACAAGTACCGCGAAGCGATGGCGACCCAGCAAGCAGTCAGTTTCGAGGAGCGCTACGAACCGCTCGACGCGTGGTTCGACGTCCACGCGTACCCCTCCGAGACGGGTCTCTCGGTCTACTTCCGGGATATCAGCGAGCGGAAGCGACTCGAAGCCGACTTGCGGCGACGCGACGAGGTGTTCCAGCGCGTCTACCGGATTATCGCGGACAAGTCCGCGTCGTTCGACGAGAAAATCGAGTCGCTTCTTGCCATCGGTAGCGACGCGCTGGACACCGATTACGGCGCGCTCTCGCGCGTTGCGGACGACGAGTACGTGTTCGAGTTCGTCCATCCCATCGACGGGGACGCCCGACCGGGCGACACCCAACCGTTGGACGAGACCCACTGCGAACGGGCAATCGCCACCGAAGAGACGCTGGTCGCCTCGGACATCGCCGTGGACGCGCCGGACCTCACGGACCGGGCGGGCTACACCGAGCAGGGAATCGAGTGTTACGT is drawn from Halorussus sp. MSC15.2 and contains these coding sequences:
- a CDS encoding Tat pathway signal protein; the protein is MDDTQRSDAERRPAEGADGGPAEGGRAGGLSRRQFAKAAVAIGGGSALSACLGRNGDPDVPTGPDDLSTLPARQHAWNEFLATDDHGNHVAPRHRVLLLLNYRGEGTPSDAERETVESAFRSLERAYRRGNDGLLFTVGYSPSYFERYDEALPDSVDLQQPKPLAPFEDPKLDRQDAVVHLASDHASVVLAAEQALLGEQSKLNGVEVATDLSGVFDRADRRTGFVGDGLPADHQDVAGIPDSKPVSDDAPLYMGFKSGFRKNQASEDRVTIRNGPFAGGTTHQLSKIALNLEQWYDQDSRSQRVSKMFCPVHAEEDLVEGAGDNLGDSAQMAERGCPAHAEDHARTKGVVGHSQKSARARDSDGSPLMIRRDFDSTDGDRAGLHFVSLQRTVSDFVDTRDAMNGEDLAERSAVGQKNNNGILQYMEVLRRGNFLLPPRKHRSLPAPNPS
- a CDS encoding fumarylacetoacetate hydrolase family protein, with product MRQVRFRDPAGSTRVGEWTDEGIEAAGQTYDEREVDVLPPADPSKIVCVGLNYADHAAERDKEPPERPLLFLKPPNALSAHGDTVTLPAGKERVDHEAELAVVVGEQARNVSADEAMEYVAGFTCMDDVSNRDDQDREQNWVRGKAFDNSAPLGPVLATPDEVPDDASVELRVNGETRQRSSRDEFIWSVPELIEEITTYLTLEPGDVISTGTPAGVAPLEGGDEVEVEVEGVGVLRHGVRED
- a CDS encoding iron transporter — protein: MRRRDFLRASAPLGLAGIAGCIGNFQTRSSASRQFTTVANRKEKVYYPTHIDGMKMVGMGGTGRYKVGLMYSRPHAFWTITDTDTNLSQVPEKSTAHLMATIWDKKTGTVLPTANVEARILKDGEEVDSRPLWPMLSQNMGYHFGDNVELSGGGTYTAKLSVGAMQARRMGELRGAFGEQTSIDVEFEHTRSKLGSVAYEKLPDKKGDAGAIAPADMKMPISQVPKRTDLPGALATGVSGDADFVAFSPEQNPHFVADGKRYLGVSARTPYNRYPLPFMSLSATLTRDGETVYDDILRPALDPNLGYHYGAGVDGLQSGDSLTVTVDAPPQVARHEGYETAFIRMPKMEMTV
- a CDS encoding DUF2267 domain-containing protein, giving the protein MKYDDFMGQVQNRLELPDTGRAVRATRAVLQTLGERLQGGEATDLAGPLPMEVDYYLESADSGQRFDYDEFVGRVADRAEIERSDAVYYGKVVVGLVSELVPASELEQVRAQLPDDYEDLFALVDAEEVEE
- a CDS encoding DJ-1/PfpI family protein, with the translated sequence MPGKQLLMIVGDFGEDYEIMVPFQALQAVGHEVDAVCPEKEDGDTVKTAVHDFRGDQTYVESRGHDFQLTASLDEVDPADYDGLVLPGGRAPEYLRTYDEVLSTVRHFFEADKPVAAICHAAQILAAADVIEGRTCSAYSALEHDVEDAGGTYHDGVTTDGNLVTGRDWSDHVEWLSQFLDVLGTDVQHGESAAAEPAED